In one Streptomyces sp. NBC_01241 genomic region, the following are encoded:
- a CDS encoding M36 family metallopeptidase has product MRMDFARRRLAALALASAAVMAVAQVPSAGAAPGTGGQKPSESRSGAFASHQHGKSDKDLPGAHKAPSAKARSAAAKARARVSWSRYGTPTTVVSDGDGAALAKGLPTKPEQTARAYLKANVDLFGISADQVDGLKLVSSTPIGKGAAVLLAQEVDGKPFGQDGQVSVGVVDGTVVSVSGALAPVTGAPKPATLSAQDAIKAALADVTMTPGKLTSTDAADGWQKYDAAGLTGTQLVRAVVVADPDGTVHSAYQVQVGKADEDPQLYDSIVDARTGEVLSRRSLVEDEVAADHDGNPQWKAFSFSPPLDDSSKDTRETVCWVAGPGCDRVMSNSAPASPHHAWDIASGEGGGSYGSYYKLGTTLGANAFSSDGLNASGRNWLGITPDVRPDRVYDYAFTDAWHASGCDPKVLTDPSQPDRDAALGNLFVQHNIMHDFSYQLGFTEKTWNMQSDNYGLGGKGGDPEMGVARSGGNNPATRNNANQSTGADGGVALTNMYLWQPQAGAFYGRCADGDFDNSVIGHEYTHAITNRMIGGGTTGLSGAHGGSMGESWSDLVSTERLIETGAVPAGVDPWVVGPYVTDNNERGIRNFAIDNSPLNYSNFSYDMGGAEVHSDGEIWNAVNYEVRRALVGKYGEPSQEVLASCAAGKTAVDKCGGGRRWIQLMFDSYLLMGTGKVTMVDARDAMLAADKIRHHGDDLDVMWGAFSKRGLGTDATALSTSDTRPHADFATPADVNGNITFKIVDSGDEIPNARVYIGQFSARTTPIAGTTADLSNKAAFAKGHYDAIAVAPGYGQMPFDFEVTDGSKQTVKVKMQPNLASAAAGAAITGGDGMNLSALIDDDEGTNWAFVGEQTKTSVSGKGVFVHLAGDSASKIRRVQVSALNRPTNAKDPGGDTGSQSRFSALRQFEVSACTRTATVDCSQAKQFHVVYLSPKDAFQTAKPRPLAPNLTMRSFDIPVTTATDLRFEAITNQCVGNPAYAGKQDNDPNNVTDCATGSPSAFNVRASEFQVFGK; this is encoded by the coding sequence ATGCGCATGGACTTCGCGCGAAGACGGCTGGCAGCACTGGCGCTGGCCTCGGCAGCCGTCATGGCGGTGGCACAGGTCCCGTCCGCCGGTGCGGCCCCTGGAACCGGGGGGCAGAAGCCGTCGGAATCCCGTTCGGGCGCGTTCGCCTCGCACCAGCACGGCAAGTCCGACAAGGACCTGCCCGGGGCCCACAAGGCTCCGTCGGCGAAGGCCAGAAGTGCGGCGGCCAAGGCTCGCGCGAGGGTGAGCTGGAGCCGGTACGGCACGCCGACGACCGTCGTGTCGGACGGCGACGGTGCCGCCCTGGCGAAGGGGCTGCCGACCAAGCCGGAACAAACGGCCCGGGCGTACCTCAAGGCCAACGTGGACCTCTTCGGTATATCCGCCGATCAGGTCGACGGCCTCAAGCTGGTGTCAAGTACCCCGATCGGCAAGGGCGCGGCGGTGTTGCTCGCCCAGGAGGTGGACGGCAAGCCCTTCGGTCAGGACGGCCAGGTCTCCGTCGGTGTCGTCGACGGCACCGTGGTCAGTGTGTCCGGCGCGCTCGCCCCGGTCACCGGTGCGCCGAAGCCGGCGACCCTTTCGGCGCAGGACGCGATCAAGGCCGCGCTGGCCGACGTGACGATGACTCCTGGCAAGCTGACCTCGACAGATGCCGCCGACGGCTGGCAGAAGTACGACGCTGCGGGGCTGACCGGCACGCAGCTCGTACGCGCGGTCGTGGTCGCCGACCCGGACGGCACCGTGCATTCCGCCTACCAGGTGCAGGTCGGTAAGGCCGACGAGGACCCGCAGCTGTACGACAGCATCGTGGACGCGCGTACCGGCGAGGTGCTGTCCCGCCGGTCCCTCGTCGAGGACGAGGTCGCGGCCGACCACGACGGTAATCCGCAGTGGAAGGCGTTCTCCTTCTCGCCCCCGTTGGACGACTCGTCCAAGGACACCCGCGAGACTGTGTGCTGGGTGGCGGGACCGGGCTGTGACCGAGTGATGAGCAACAGCGCTCCGGCCTCGCCGCACCACGCCTGGGACATAGCGTCCGGTGAGGGCGGCGGCAGCTACGGCAGTTACTACAAGCTGGGCACGACGCTGGGCGCCAACGCCTTCAGCAGCGACGGCCTGAACGCCAGCGGGCGCAACTGGCTCGGCATCACGCCGGACGTCCGCCCCGACCGGGTGTACGACTACGCTTTCACCGACGCCTGGCACGCCAGCGGCTGTGACCCGAAGGTGCTGACCGACCCGTCCCAGCCCGACCGGGACGCCGCGCTCGGCAACCTGTTCGTCCAGCACAACATCATGCATGACTTCTCGTACCAGCTCGGTTTCACCGAGAAGACGTGGAACATGCAGAGCGACAACTACGGCCTGGGCGGCAAGGGTGGCGATCCGGAGATGGGCGTCGCCCGCTCCGGTGGCAACAATCCGGCGACCCGCAACAACGCCAACCAGAGCACCGGTGCCGACGGAGGCGTGGCGCTGACCAACATGTACCTGTGGCAGCCGCAGGCCGGCGCCTTCTACGGGCGCTGCGCCGATGGTGACTTCGACAACTCCGTCATCGGCCACGAGTACACCCATGCCATCACCAACCGCATGATCGGCGGCGGTACCACCGGCCTCTCCGGTGCGCACGGCGGCTCGATGGGTGAGTCCTGGAGCGACCTGGTCTCCACCGAGCGACTGATCGAGACGGGCGCGGTCCCGGCCGGGGTCGATCCGTGGGTTGTCGGCCCGTATGTGACCGACAACAACGAGCGCGGCATCCGTAACTTCGCGATTGACAACAGCCCGCTCAACTATTCCAACTTCAGCTACGACATGGGTGGGGCGGAGGTGCACTCCGACGGCGAGATCTGGAACGCCGTCAACTACGAGGTGCGCCGAGCGCTCGTCGGTAAGTACGGCGAGCCGTCCCAGGAGGTGCTCGCCTCGTGCGCGGCCGGCAAGACCGCGGTCGACAAGTGCGGCGGCGGCCGCCGCTGGATCCAGCTGATGTTCGACTCGTACCTGCTGATGGGCACGGGCAAGGTCACCATGGTCGATGCCCGTGACGCGATGCTCGCCGCGGACAAGATCCGCCACCACGGTGACGACCTCGACGTCATGTGGGGTGCGTTCTCCAAGCGCGGTCTGGGTACCGACGCCACCGCTCTCTCGACGAGTGACACCCGGCCGCACGCAGACTTCGCGACCCCTGCCGACGTGAACGGCAACATCACCTTCAAGATCGTCGACAGTGGGGACGAGATCCCCAACGCTCGTGTCTACATTGGTCAGTTCAGCGCGCGGACCACGCCGATCGCCGGTACGACCGCGGACCTCAGCAATAAGGCGGCCTTCGCCAAGGGCCACTACGATGCGATCGCGGTCGCCCCGGGCTACGGTCAGATGCCGTTCGACTTCGAGGTGACCGACGGCTCCAAGCAGACGGTCAAGGTCAAGATGCAGCCCAACCTCGCCTCGGCGGCGGCTGGTGCCGCCATCACCGGCGGCGACGGAATGAACCTGTCGGCGCTGATCGATGACGACGAGGGCACCAACTGGGCGTTCGTCGGTGAACAGACCAAGACCTCGGTGAGCGGCAAGGGTGTCTTCGTCCACCTGGCCGGCGACAGCGCGAGCAAGATCCGTCGCGTTCAGGTAAGTGCCCTGAACAGGCCGACCAATGCCAAGGACCCGGGCGGCGACACCGGCAGCCAGAGCCGTTTCTCGGCCCTTCGTCAGTTCGAGGTCTCGGCCTGCACCCGTACCGCGACCGTTGACTGCTCCCAGGCCAAGCAGTTCCACGTCGTGTACCTCAGCCCGAAGGACGCCTTCCAGACGGCCAAGCCGCGTCCGCTGGCGCCGAACCTGACCATGCGCAGCTTCGACATCCCGGTGACCACGGCGACCGATCTGCGCTTCGAGGCAATCACCAACCAGTGCGTCGGCAACCCGGCGTACGCCGGCAAGCAGGACAACGACCCGAACAACGTGACCGACTGCGCCACCGGCTCCCCGTCGGCGTTCAATGTGCGCGCCTCGGAATTCCAGGTGTTCGGGAAGTGA
- a CDS encoding amidohydrolase family protein, which translates to MTALDAHVHLWDPGLHDHAWLRSAGELNRPFLLDDLTAAAGSVTAVVVQAGRTVAEARWLLSLAARSARLSGVVVHADLADPAAVDTIDALRAEDGSSALVGVRDPVGAGEGARLGLPKVRRSLAALGERGLTMDLLLGHGTLREAYAAARDLPQVRFVVDHAAISAVNVRREGLSEWAAQLTPLGRLPNVVCKLSGLGKATAEPGGVPMDAVARVLLDVFGPRRLMFGSDWPVSTQWSAYEDVAGAAAGVLGGLTADEAAAVWGGTAVGAYGLDPAGTSTMDRMTMIRQREH; encoded by the coding sequence GTGACCGCCCTCGACGCACACGTCCACTTGTGGGACCCCGGCCTGCACGACCACGCGTGGCTGCGGTCCGCGGGCGAACTGAACCGCCCCTTCCTCCTCGACGACCTCACCGCGGCCGCCGGATCGGTGACGGCTGTGGTCGTGCAGGCCGGGCGGACCGTGGCCGAGGCCCGTTGGCTGCTGAGCCTGGCCGCGCGGTCCGCACGGCTCTCCGGCGTCGTCGTCCACGCGGATCTCGCCGATCCGGCCGCTGTGGACACGATCGACGCACTCCGTGCGGAGGACGGGAGTTCGGCGCTGGTCGGGGTCCGTGACCCGGTCGGGGCAGGCGAGGGCGCCCGTCTCGGACTGCCCAAGGTGCGGCGTTCACTCGCGGCTCTCGGTGAGCGGGGCCTGACCATGGACCTGCTGCTGGGGCACGGGACTCTGCGTGAGGCATACGCAGCGGCCAGGGACCTGCCGCAGGTGCGGTTCGTCGTCGACCACGCCGCGATCTCGGCCGTCAATGTGCGGCGCGAAGGCCTCAGCGAATGGGCCGCGCAGCTGACGCCACTGGGCCGACTACCCAACGTGGTGTGCAAGTTGTCCGGACTCGGCAAGGCCACCGCCGAGCCGGGCGGAGTGCCCATGGATGCCGTTGCTCGGGTGCTGCTCGACGTGTTCGGGCCACGCCGGCTGATGTTCGGGTCCGACTGGCCGGTCAGCACACAGTGGTCGGCGTACGAGGACGTGGCCGGGGCCGCGGCCGGTGTGCTGGGCGGGCTGACCGCGGACGAAGCCGCCGCAGTATGGGGCGGAACGGCCGTCGGGGCCTACGGACTCGATCCGGCGGGCACGTCCACCATGGACAGGATGACAATGATCCGGCAGAGGGAGCACTGA
- a CDS encoding helix-turn-helix domain-containing protein — protein sequence MLDAAGLDPAEVRAYRSLVKMPAATPHQLARRLGLSDREAAALLDTLAAKGLVSRAAGSAHRFRASPPDLALGPLLLSRQQELHAVQAVVAQLTEEYRSGAGRRGSTDMVETVIGAPAIASMFDQLQRGAREEVLALCKPPNIVVPSGGNDTELGVLSSGVGYRAVYERAALEVPPEVFRIREFIRKGEQARVASQVPAKLVIVDRLLALLVSSPARSTGADGDGPSGVGTSRAPDDSSAGPSGETLVGSFDETADEPSAVLVHPGVLLDALLAFFESLWAGASPLLLTEDGQIGERSPGQAPPPEDLLLISLLLTGLTDTAIAGQLGLSLRTVQRRIRDLLETVGVRTRMQLAWEAARHGWL from the coding sequence ATGCTCGATGCGGCCGGTCTCGATCCTGCGGAAGTACGCGCATACCGCAGCCTGGTCAAGATGCCCGCGGCCACGCCGCACCAACTTGCCCGCCGTCTCGGGTTGTCCGATCGCGAGGCAGCCGCACTGCTCGACACGCTGGCGGCCAAGGGCCTGGTCAGCCGCGCCGCGGGCTCGGCTCACCGGTTCCGGGCGTCGCCGCCGGACCTGGCGCTCGGCCCTCTGCTGCTGAGCAGGCAGCAAGAACTGCACGCAGTGCAAGCCGTGGTGGCGCAGCTCACCGAGGAGTACCGCAGTGGGGCCGGGCGCCGTGGTTCGACCGACATGGTCGAAACCGTGATCGGGGCACCAGCCATAGCCTCGATGTTCGACCAGTTGCAGCGAGGTGCCCGGGAGGAGGTCCTGGCGCTGTGCAAGCCGCCGAACATTGTGGTCCCGTCCGGGGGGAACGACACCGAGCTCGGGGTACTGAGTTCGGGGGTGGGGTACCGCGCCGTATACGAACGGGCGGCGTTGGAGGTGCCGCCCGAGGTGTTCCGGATCCGCGAGTTCATCCGGAAAGGTGAGCAGGCCCGTGTCGCCTCGCAGGTTCCGGCGAAGCTCGTGATCGTGGACCGGTTGCTGGCCCTGCTGGTGTCCTCGCCCGCACGGTCCACCGGTGCCGACGGGGACGGTCCGTCCGGCGTCGGCACCAGCCGGGCGCCGGACGATTCCTCCGCCGGACCGTCCGGTGAAACGCTCGTTGGCTCGTTCGACGAAACCGCCGATGAGCCGTCCGCCGTCCTGGTCCACCCCGGTGTGCTGCTCGACGCCTTGCTCGCGTTCTTCGAGAGTTTGTGGGCAGGGGCCTCTCCGCTGCTGCTCACCGAGGACGGCCAGATCGGTGAGAGGAGCCCCGGACAGGCTCCCCCGCCCGAGGACCTGCTCCTGATCTCGTTGCTGCTCACCGGACTGACGGACACCGCCATCGCCGGTCAGCTCGGGCTGAGCCTGCGTACGGTGCAACGCCGTATCCGCGACCTTCTCGAGACCGTCGGGGTCCGCACCCGGATGCAGCTGGCCTGGGAGGCAGCCCGCCACGGATGGCTGTGA
- a CDS encoding aldo/keto reductase, producing MNQVSGPGVLGRTGLTVGRLGLGCAPLGNLYEPVPEQDATGTVHAALAGGTRLFDTAPRYGNGVSEQRLGQVLAGVPRSEVVVATKVGYLLTGDGAEPDFSYDGTMRCLEESLTRLGLDRVDIAHVHDPDHHEQEALAGAFRALIDLREQGVVSAVGAGMNQSAMLERIVTRVDVDCVLLAGRYTLLDQEALTGLLPECEARGVGVVLGGVYNSGLLADPRPGARYDYRTAEPHQVAAALAIAEICARHGVPMKAVALQFGWGHPAVSTLVVGARTADEVRENLAMAQTTVPADLWAELRAAGLLPQEVPTP from the coding sequence ATGAACCAGGTCTCGGGCCCGGGTGTGCTGGGCCGCACCGGTCTCACGGTCGGCAGGCTCGGCCTGGGCTGCGCGCCCCTGGGCAACCTGTACGAGCCGGTTCCGGAGCAGGACGCCACCGGCACGGTGCATGCCGCGCTGGCGGGCGGGACGCGCCTGTTCGACACAGCTCCCCGGTACGGCAACGGCGTGTCCGAACAGCGCCTCGGCCAGGTGCTGGCCGGGGTGCCCAGGTCCGAGGTCGTCGTCGCGACCAAGGTCGGATACCTCCTGACCGGCGACGGGGCCGAGCCGGACTTCTCCTACGACGGCACCATGCGGTGCCTGGAGGAGAGCCTGACCCGGCTCGGCCTGGACCGGGTGGACATCGCGCATGTGCACGACCCCGACCACCATGAGCAGGAGGCCCTCGCGGGGGCCTTCCGCGCCCTGATCGACCTGCGGGAGCAAGGCGTGGTGTCGGCGGTGGGCGCGGGCATGAACCAGAGCGCCATGCTGGAGCGGATCGTCACGCGGGTCGACGTGGACTGCGTGCTGCTGGCCGGCCGGTACACTCTCCTCGACCAGGAAGCTCTGACGGGCCTGTTGCCCGAATGCGAGGCTCGCGGTGTCGGGGTCGTCCTGGGCGGGGTGTACAACTCCGGCCTGCTGGCCGATCCGCGACCCGGCGCGAGGTACGACTACCGGACAGCCGAACCGCACCAGGTTGCCGCCGCGCTGGCCATCGCGGAGATCTGTGCCCGCCACGGGGTGCCGATGAAGGCGGTGGCCCTGCAGTTCGGGTGGGGGCATCCTGCCGTGTCCACTCTGGTCGTCGGAGCCAGGACGGCCGATGAAGTGCGGGAGAACCTCGCCATGGCGCAGACCACCGTCCCCGCCGACCTGTGGGCAGAGCTGCGCGCGGCGGGGCTGCTCCCGCAGGAGGTGCCGACGCCGTGA
- a CDS encoding glucarate dehydratase family protein: MEPQSPSGHPTIVDIRITPIAFPDPPLLNAVGCHEPWALRAIIEVDCGDGLVGLGETYGDASHLAVLRTVAPLLIGLDPFRTEYIKSVVDGLLGTVDAPSEKLGPSGGMGPEKVSLRVFSAFEVACLDVQGQAIGRPVHDLLGGRVRDAVPFSAYLFYKWAQHPGDAPDLFGAALDPAGIVAQARTMVQKYGFQSIKLKGGVFPPDVELDAIRALREEFPALPLRIDPNAAWSVETSRRVAAETQGLLEYLEDPTEGLAGMAAVAETAGMPLATNMCVVSFDHIPEAVDRGSVQVILSDHHYWGGLRQSVRLAGICETWGLGLSMHSNSHLGISLAAMTHLGAALPQLSYAADTHTPWQLGVDVVERPLTFVDGAVPVPMSPGLGVRLDRDALARLHENYLRQGITGRDDTGYMRRFHPDFNPTKPRW; this comes from the coding sequence ATGGAGCCACAGAGCCCGTCAGGGCACCCCACGATCGTCGACATCCGCATCACGCCCATCGCATTCCCTGACCCGCCGTTGCTCAACGCCGTGGGCTGCCACGAGCCGTGGGCGTTGCGCGCGATCATCGAAGTCGACTGCGGCGACGGACTCGTCGGGCTCGGCGAGACCTACGGCGACGCCTCGCACCTGGCGGTGCTGCGTACGGTGGCACCGCTGCTGATCGGGCTGGACCCGTTCCGGACCGAATACATCAAGTCCGTGGTGGACGGGCTGCTCGGCACCGTTGACGCGCCGTCGGAGAAACTCGGTCCGTCCGGCGGCATGGGCCCGGAGAAGGTGTCGCTGCGGGTCTTCTCCGCATTCGAGGTCGCCTGCCTCGACGTACAGGGCCAGGCGATCGGCCGTCCGGTCCACGATCTCCTCGGCGGCCGGGTACGCGACGCCGTGCCCTTCTCGGCGTACCTGTTCTACAAGTGGGCGCAGCATCCCGGCGATGCCCCGGACCTCTTCGGCGCCGCGCTCGACCCTGCCGGGATCGTGGCCCAGGCCCGGACGATGGTGCAGAAGTACGGCTTCCAGTCGATCAAGCTGAAGGGCGGTGTCTTCCCTCCCGACGTGGAACTCGACGCCATTCGCGCGCTGCGTGAGGAGTTCCCCGCGCTGCCGCTGCGCATCGATCCCAACGCCGCGTGGAGCGTCGAGACCTCCCGTCGGGTCGCCGCCGAGACTCAGGGCCTGCTGGAATATCTCGAAGATCCGACCGAGGGCCTGGCCGGCATGGCCGCCGTCGCCGAGACCGCCGGGATGCCGCTGGCCACCAACATGTGTGTGGTCTCCTTCGACCACATTCCCGAGGCCGTCGATCGCGGCTCCGTTCAGGTCATCCTGTCCGATCACCACTACTGGGGCGGACTGCGGCAGTCTGTGCGCCTGGCGGGCATCTGCGAGACCTGGGGCCTTGGCCTGTCGATGCACTCCAACAGCCATCTCGGCATCAGCCTTGCCGCGATGACCCACCTCGGCGCGGCACTGCCGCAGCTGTCCTACGCCGCCGACACCCATACGCCCTGGCAGCTGGGTGTCGACGTGGTGGAGCGCCCGCTGACCTTCGTCGACGGCGCCGTGCCAGTGCCGATGTCGCCGGGGCTCGGCGTGCGGCTGGACCGGGACGCGCTCGCCCGGCTGCATGAGAACTACCTTCGGCAGGGCATCACCGGACGCGACGACACGGGTTACATGCGCCGGTTCCACCCGGACTTCAACCCGACGAAGCCGCGGTGGTGA
- a CDS encoding NAD-dependent epimerase/dehydratase family protein yields MGSTDTTRILLTGAAGRVGTQLRPLAAREGRTLRLLDITTPAAVEGSGAEETVIASLTDTEALLEACRGVSAIVHLGGQSVESTLDDVLDRNVRGTLNLLEAARLAGVPRVVLASSAHAVGFHQYDGTPVAADAPARPDTLYGWSKAAIESAGRLYHDRFGMDIICLRIGSWFPTPNGMRGLSTWLSPADGHRLVEACLSCREPGYRIVWGVSRNTRGWVSLAEGEAIGYHPLDDAEQFAPEVIGECGLPDPADPITPRLGGDWCAIPLGQTL; encoded by the coding sequence ATGGGCTCCACCGATACCACCCGGATTCTTCTCACGGGCGCCGCTGGCAGGGTCGGCACGCAACTGCGGCCGCTGGCGGCGCGGGAGGGCCGCACGCTGCGGCTTCTCGACATCACCACGCCGGCCGCCGTCGAAGGGAGCGGAGCGGAGGAGACCGTGATCGCCTCTCTCACCGACACCGAGGCGCTGCTGGAGGCATGCCGGGGCGTCAGCGCGATCGTCCATCTCGGCGGCCAGAGCGTCGAGTCCACCCTGGACGACGTACTGGACCGCAACGTGCGCGGCACACTGAACCTCCTGGAGGCGGCCCGGCTGGCCGGCGTGCCCCGGGTCGTCCTCGCCTCCTCGGCACATGCCGTCGGCTTCCACCAGTACGACGGCACTCCGGTCGCCGCAGACGCACCGGCCCGCCCGGACACCCTCTACGGCTGGAGCAAGGCCGCGATCGAGTCCGCCGGGCGCCTGTACCACGACCGCTTCGGCATGGACATCATCTGTCTGCGCATCGGAAGCTGGTTCCCGACGCCGAACGGGATGCGCGGGCTGTCCACCTGGCTGTCACCGGCGGACGGACACCGCCTCGTCGAAGCCTGCCTGAGCTGCCGCGAACCCGGCTACCGGATCGTCTGGGGAGTCAGCCGCAACACCCGGGGCTGGGTGAGCCTGGCCGAAGGTGAGGCGATCGGCTACCACCCGCTCGACGACGCCGAGCAGTTCGCACCCGAGGTGATCGGCGAGTGCGGCCTGCCGGACCCTGCCGACCCGATCACACCCCGGCTCGGGGGCGACTGGTGCGCCATCCCGCTGGGACAGACCTTGTGA
- a CDS encoding 5-dehydro-4-deoxyglucarate dehydratase, whose translation MNTVKCDERTTRLSGLLSFPLTPFDDADEVDLDVFASHVEAQIAAGPSGLFVACGTGEFPALGLDEYRQVVATAVKQVAGRIPVFAGAGGGPRVARKFALAAQECGVDGLLLLPPYLLTSTPQGLVHHIRYVAAATPLPITVYQRANAVLDPAAAVELLDIPNVVGIKDGRGDVDAMLRLVTAVRTSGHPRAAEFGFLNGLPTAELSARAYAAIGVESYSSAVHCFAPDIATAFHRAVRDDDEEAQRTLLTEFYLPFAALRDRVPGYAVSLVKAGAQLAGLAVGPVRPPLVEATPEHVAQLASIVDRGRTALRRLEESRA comes from the coding sequence ATGAATACCGTGAAATGCGATGAACGAACAACGCGGCTCTCGGGACTGCTCTCCTTTCCTCTGACTCCCTTCGACGACGCCGACGAGGTCGACCTGGACGTCTTCGCCTCCCACGTCGAGGCACAGATCGCCGCCGGACCCAGCGGGCTGTTCGTGGCGTGCGGCACCGGCGAGTTCCCCGCGCTCGGGCTCGACGAGTACCGGCAGGTCGTGGCCACCGCGGTGAAGCAGGTCGCCGGACGCATACCGGTGTTCGCCGGGGCGGGCGGAGGCCCGCGGGTCGCGCGGAAGTTCGCGCTGGCCGCACAGGAATGCGGCGTCGACGGACTGCTGTTGCTGCCCCCCTATCTGCTGACGTCCACCCCGCAGGGGCTGGTGCACCACATTCGCTACGTCGCCGCGGCCACACCGCTGCCGATCACCGTCTACCAGCGGGCCAACGCGGTCCTCGATCCGGCAGCCGCGGTGGAGCTGCTCGACATCCCGAACGTAGTGGGCATCAAGGACGGCCGCGGCGACGTCGACGCGATGCTGCGCCTGGTCACCGCCGTACGTACCAGCGGACACCCCCGCGCCGCCGAGTTCGGATTCCTCAACGGCCTGCCGACTGCGGAGCTCAGCGCACGGGCTTACGCAGCGATCGGCGTGGAGAGCTACTCCTCGGCGGTGCACTGCTTTGCCCCCGACATCGCCACCGCGTTCCACCGGGCTGTGCGCGACGACGACGAGGAGGCGCAGCGAACACTGCTGACGGAGTTCTACCTGCCGTTCGCCGCGCTGCGCGACCGCGTGCCCGGCTACGCCGTTTCGCTGGTTAAGGCCGGTGCGCAGCTGGCCGGTCTGGCCGTCGGCCCCGTCCGCCCGCCGCTGGTGGAGGCCACACCGGAGCACGTCGCGCAACTCGCGTCCATCGTGGACCGCGGACGCACGGCGCTCCGTCGACTGGAGGAGTCCCGCGCATGA
- a CDS encoding GntR family transcriptional regulator, whose translation MTGLNDLLEQNRGMTSGGLLSDRVYRLLRSAILSGEMAPDQRIVESDIAKRLGISQAPVREAVKRLVHESLVTHVPRLGSRVASISIEQAEQARELRGLLEEFAARAAAQRRAEGYVDQLNSVIDDMRRAALHDDPSSFRDSDMAFHRLVCQASGNHLLPRLWEVMEPSLWTLRVVSNPFYTGSRDKLVDEHARLLDILVNGREDDAAEAFRRHATGAAKPSQRDE comes from the coding sequence ATGACTGGTCTGAACGATCTGCTCGAACAGAACAGGGGCATGACGTCGGGCGGGCTGCTGTCCGACCGCGTCTACCGGCTGCTGCGTTCGGCCATCCTGAGCGGCGAGATGGCGCCGGATCAGCGGATCGTCGAATCCGACATCGCCAAACGCCTGGGCATCAGCCAGGCTCCCGTGCGCGAGGCCGTCAAACGGCTGGTACACGAGAGCCTGGTCACTCACGTGCCACGGCTGGGCAGCCGGGTCGCCAGCATCTCGATCGAGCAGGCCGAGCAGGCACGAGAGCTGCGCGGTCTGCTGGAGGAGTTCGCCGCCCGAGCCGCCGCCCAGCGCCGCGCCGAGGGCTACGTCGACCAGCTGAACTCGGTGATCGACGACATGCGACGGGCGGCCCTGCACGACGACCCGAGCAGCTTCCGCGACAGCGACATGGCTTTCCACCGCCTCGTCTGCCAGGCCAGCGGCAACCACCTGCTGCCGCGGTTGTGGGAGGTGATGGAGCCCAGTCTCTGGACGCTGCGCGTGGTCTCCAACCCGTTCTACACCGGCAGCCGCGACAAGCTGGTCGACGAACACGCGCGCCTGCTCGACATACTCGTCAACGGCCGGGAGGACGACGCCGCAGAGGCCTTCCGTCGCCACGCGACCGGCGCGGCCAAGCCGTCGCAGCGCGACGAATAG
- a CDS encoding helix-turn-helix domain-containing protein: MKEQATARWQHLPDSLGPDGLLLVERLRDLKQQTGLSLAALATRTAHSKSSWHRYLNGVKLPPRTAVEALGRLGGTEMAPLIALWENACRAETRPLSSAPQTPAPRLPLAVTARVRRLRTAVVLAVCATLGAVACAVGAPALSGGSPEGQAASCRKESCRGQYPGSSRCNRDARTESTVTEDAYAVRLRFSPSCATVWTEVETDVHGGALEVSIRSGADELLASHRDRVTHGRSSPMLPATSPKGAEACVEVADRLACTGAVQLSADLPEAR, from the coding sequence ATGAAGGAGCAAGCGACGGCTCGCTGGCAGCACCTGCCCGACTCGCTCGGCCCCGACGGGCTGCTGCTGGTGGAGCGGCTGCGCGACCTCAAACAGCAGACCGGGCTGAGCCTGGCGGCGCTGGCCACACGGACCGCCCACAGCAAGTCCTCATGGCATCGTTATCTCAACGGCGTCAAGCTCCCGCCGCGTACCGCTGTCGAGGCGCTGGGGCGACTCGGGGGCACGGAGATGGCGCCGCTGATCGCGCTGTGGGAGAACGCCTGCCGGGCCGAGACCAGACCGCTGAGCTCGGCGCCCCAGACCCCTGCGCCGCGGCTTCCCCTCGCGGTGACTGCCCGGGTGCGACGGCTGCGGACGGCCGTCGTGCTGGCTGTCTGCGCCACACTGGGCGCCGTGGCCTGCGCCGTGGGTGCCCCGGCCCTGTCGGGCGGCAGCCCGGAAGGGCAGGCGGCGTCCTGCCGCAAGGAAAGCTGCCGGGGGCAGTATCCGGGCTCCTCCCGCTGCAACCGGGATGCCCGCACTGAGAGCACCGTCACTGAGGATGCCTACGCCGTACGGCTCCGGTTCAGCCCGTCCTGCGCCACCGTCTGGACCGAGGTGGAGACGGACGTGCACGGCGGCGCCCTGGAGGTCTCGATCCGATCCGGAGCGGACGAGCTGCTCGCCTCGCACCGGGACAGGGTGACGCACGGTAGAAGCAGCCCGATGCTGCCCGCGACCAGCCCGAAGGGGGCTGAGGCGTGCGTCGAGGTGGCAGACCGACTGGCCTGCACCGGGGCCGTGCAGCTCTCCGCGGATCTGCCAGAGGCCCGCTGA